One stretch of Trichomycterus rosablanca isolate fTriRos1 chromosome 3, fTriRos1.hap1, whole genome shotgun sequence DNA includes these proteins:
- the sybu gene encoding syntabulin codes for MEQFKSYKIKKISEKESARSRIPRPMPQHFCLRGSPISELILSEEEGKEYNTAKDHAERTISPNSYSSDDTGCPSSQCATPTKMRSGSDNSPSPVESKTKVKRVRVNVMAEWGTPAQKHKREQLRPSKLHRGSEADFSSSSSTGSLKSRGSLLSNSTGKKSFSHSCVQPIRSRPVFKPPGSPTAPRDAELYAPYRTPPKTHLSSHNGNNSSPTSRRTNSGSYHSCGDNHGIKPPNPEQYLTPLQQKEVVIRHLRTKLRDAEQIIFDRDSEIQDLKSQLGRMREDWIEEECHRVEAQLALKEARKEIKQLRQVVETMKNSLMEKDKGIQKYFIDINIQNRKLESLLHSMELAQSGANWHEESTLDFICDSPEKPTAGKLEDKLHVADQAMEEMADSGLLANDDLANQMDILEKVLMSTAVDSSQCNDKLINQPGPGVSTLVQSTSENTEKSLKYQNYSETPPDSEEKAVQTDEIFCPADIQALLLNLLKLQNTGASGLKHSTSNLFQKIPKAQEPNIPQVDEPLKILPQAMDINPERGLNCVPNVSAPPRLVFPQDPGGAVKSSEPDMYPGFMEELDFGVKDNYSSAGKAVVGKSYWSNRFLVDLAAVAAPVLPTVAWLYSQHDAVGGAPVYNIAALIRGCCVVGLHSLRLVTYGPHI; via the exons ATGGAACAATTCAAATCATACAAG ATCAAAAAGATATCTGAAAAGGAAAGTGCCCGAAGCCGCATCCCCCGTCCAATGCCTCAACATTTCTGTCTCAGAGGATCTCCGATTTCTGAGCTAATACTGTCTGAGGAAGAGGGCAAGGAATATAATACCGCCAAAGACCATGCAGAAAGAACTATCAGTCCCAACAGCTATTCATCAG ATGACACTGGATGTCCAAGCAGTCAGTGCGCTACTCCCACTAAGATGCGATCTGGCTCAGACAACAGCCCCTCTCCAGTGGAGTCCAAGACCAAGGTCAAGAGGGTCAGAGTGAATGTGATGGCTGAGTGGGGTACCCCAGCACAAAAGCACAAGAGGGAGCAGCTACGGCCCTCCAAGTTGCACAGGG GCAGTGAGGCTGACTTCAGTTCCTCCAGTAGCACTGGAAGCTTAAAGTCTCGTGGGTCTCTGCTTAGCAACTCAACAGGAAAAAAGAGTTTCTCACACAG TTGTGTGCAGCCCATCAGAAGCCGGCCTGTGTTTAAGCCACCAGGAAGCCCCACTGCCCCCCGTGATGCAGAACTATATGCACCATACAGGACACCCCCAAAAACTCACCTATCCTCACACAATGGCAACAACTCTAGCCCCACCAGCAG AAGGACCAATTCTGGAAGTTACCATTCATGTGGGGACAATCATGGCATCAAGCCTCCCAACCCAGAGCAATACCTGACACCACTACAACAGAAAGAAGTTGTTATTCGCCACCTCCGGACCAAGCTTCGTGATGCAGAGCAAATCATTTTCGATCG GGACTCCGAGATCCAGGACTTAAAGTCCCAGCTGGGCCGGATGCGTGAGGACTGGATCGAGGAGGAGTGCCACCGTGTGGAGGCTCAGCTAGCTCTTAAGGAAGCGCGTAAAGAGATCAAACAGCTCCGGCAAGTAGTTGAGACAATGAAGAACAGTCTGATGGAGAAGGATAAGGGTATTCAGAAGTACTTCATTGACATCAACATCCAGAACAGAAAGCTGGAGTCATTGCTGCACAGCATGGAGCTTGCCCAGAGTGGTGCCAACTGGCATGAAGAGTCCACCCTGGACTTCATCTGCGATTCTCCAGAAAAGCCAACTGCAGGGAAACTCGAAGACAAGCTGCATGTTGCAGATCAGGCCATGGAAGAGATGGCAGACAGTGGGCTGCTGGCGAATGATGACCTGGCCAACCAGATGGACATCTTGGAGAAAGTTCTGATGTCCACAGCTGTAGATTCCAGCCAGTGCAATGACAAGCTTATCAACCAGCCAGGACCGGGAGTCTCAACTTTGGTACAGAGTACTTCTGAGAACACAGAAAAAAGCCTGAAGTATCAAAATTACAGCGAGACCCCTCCAGATTCTGAAGAGAAGGCAGTCCAGACTGATGAAATCTTCTGTCCTGCTGACATCCAGGCTCTGCTTTTAAATCTGCTGAAGCTTCAAAACACTGGGGCTTCAGGCCTGAAGCACTCCACGTCCAACCTTTTCCAAAAGATACCCAAAGCACAGGAACCTAACATTCCCCAAGTAGACGAGCCACTCAAAATCCTGCCTCAAGCCATGGATATCAACCCGGAAAGAGGACTTAACTGTGTTCCCAATGTTTCTGCTCCACCTAGATTGGTGTTTCCACAAGATCCTGGTGGTGCAGTTAAGAGTTCAGAGCCTGATATGTATCCAGGGTTTATGGAAGAGCTAGATTTTGGTGTAAAGGATAATTACAGCAGTGCTGGGAAGGCTGTGGTGGGGAAAAGCTACTGGAGCAACAGATTTTTGGTCGATCTGGCTGCTGTAGCTGCTCCTGTTCTTCCCACAGTGGCCTGGCTGTATTCTCAGCACGACGCTGTTGGTGGGGCACCGGTGTACAACATTGCAGCTTTGATTCGTGGCTGTTGCGTCGTGGGACTGCACTCTCTCCGTCTTGTCACGTACGGGCCGCACATCTAA
- the ebag9 gene encoding receptor-binding cancer antigen expressed on SiSo cells: MAIIQFRLFKICTCIASILSFFKRLICRTGRSRKLSGDQITLPTTVDFSSVPKQPEIEEWSSWDEEAPTSIKIEGGNGAVPSQQNQVEDEEPDYFKDMAPTIRKTQKIVLKKREPVNFSVPDTTAGFSSRLAATQDMSFIQPSAELGVLENWQEDTNAWEDEPDASWEAEEVLRQQKLAEREKRALEQQRKKQEKETQRMMKKEQKIAVKLS; this comes from the exons ATGGCCATTATTCAGTTTCGCCTATtcaagatttgtacctgtataGCATCTATTCTTTCATTCTTCAAAAGGTTGATATGCCG aACTGGAAGATCACGCAAGCTAAGTGGAGATCAAATCACACTCCCCACTACTGTTGATTTTTCCTCTGTACCTAAACAG CCAGAGATTGAAGAATGGAGTTCATGGGATGAAGAGGCTCCCACGAGTATAAAGATCGAAGGAGGTAATGGAGCTGTTCCATCCCAGCAGAACCAAGTGGAGGATGAAGAGCCAGACTATTTCAAAGACATGGCTCCTACCatcagaaaaacacaaaaa ATTGTCTTAAAGAAAAGAGAGCCTGTGAATTTCTCTGTCCCAGATACCACTGCTGGCTTCTCCAGCAGGTTGGCAGCCACTCAGGATATGTCCTTCATCCAGCCTTCA GCAGAGCTAGGGGTTCTGGAAAACTGGCAGGAGGACACAAACGCCTGGGAGGATGAGCCTGATGCGTCGTGGGAGGCAGAGGAAGTATTAAG ACAGCAGAAACTGGCAGAGCGGGAAAAGCGTGCCCTGGAACAACAGAGGAAAAAACAGGAGAAAGAGACTCAGAGGATGATGAAAAAGGAGCAAAAGATTGCAGTAAAACTTTCCTAA